A DNA window from Comamonas fluminis contains the following coding sequences:
- a CDS encoding sensor histidine kinase: MPVSSLPASAHSPSRRTLVFDACNAGVVLRAVLFVQVVVATAAIYGADTFFEWFTITALLTGASLPGTLVWLIAACSLKHQLQQLGMRGQYLAGVLLGAMAGLYSCAMLFFIGIDKAMPWLASALTGGLLAALLVTALVLRARGSTPAQTQARLTELQSRIRPHFLFNTLNSAIALVRAEPARAEALLEDLSDLFRYALAEPNLTTTLAQEIELAQRYLSIEQVRFGERLEVQWQLDESVHGALLPPLLLQPLVENAIRHGVEPNPRGGTVQVRTEKHGGEALIQITNTLPSPPAEASSPGHGIALDNVKARLSLLHDLQASLSARERDGLYVVRLSVPLATSASNAGQSRHAHSDR; the protein is encoded by the coding sequence TTGCCTGTTTCATCACTGCCCGCTTCCGCTCACAGCCCATCTCGCCGCACGCTGGTGTTTGACGCCTGCAATGCCGGTGTGGTGCTGCGCGCCGTGCTGTTTGTGCAGGTCGTTGTTGCCACAGCTGCCATCTACGGTGCGGACACTTTTTTTGAATGGTTCACCATCACCGCCTTGCTCACCGGCGCCAGCCTGCCCGGCACGCTGGTCTGGCTGATTGCGGCCTGCAGCCTCAAGCACCAGCTGCAGCAGCTGGGCATGCGCGGCCAGTATCTGGCGGGAGTGCTGCTGGGGGCAATGGCGGGGCTGTATTCCTGCGCCATGCTGTTTTTCATCGGCATTGACAAGGCCATGCCCTGGCTGGCCAGTGCTCTTACCGGCGGGCTGCTGGCGGCCTTGCTGGTCACCGCACTGGTGCTGCGTGCACGGGGCAGCACACCCGCGCAAACGCAGGCACGGCTGACAGAGCTGCAGTCGCGCATTCGGCCCCACTTTCTCTTTAATACGCTCAACAGCGCCATTGCGCTGGTGCGTGCAGAGCCTGCCAGAGCAGAGGCGCTTCTGGAAGACCTGAGCGACCTGTTTCGCTATGCGCTGGCAGAGCCTAACCTCACCACCACACTGGCCCAGGAGATTGAGCTGGCGCAACGCTATCTGTCCATTGAACAAGTGCGATTTGGCGAACGGCTGGAAGTGCAATGGCAGCTGGATGAAAGCGTGCATGGCGCGCTGCTGCCGCCGCTGCTGCTGCAGCCGCTGGTGGAAAACGCCATACGCCACGGCGTGGAGCCCAACCCGCGTGGCGGCACAGTGCAGGTGCGCACCGAAAAGCACGGTGGCGAAGCCCTGATTCAGATCACCAATACCCTGCCCTCACCACCGGCGGAGGCCAGCAGCCCGGGGCATGGCATTGCGCTTGATAACGTCAAAGCCCGCCTGTCGCTGCTGCACGATCTGCAAGCCAGCCTCAGCGCCCGCGAGCGTGACGGGCTTTATGTGGTGCGCCTGAGCGTTCCCCTGGCCACCAGCGCATCAAACGCAGGACAATCCCGCCATGCACATTCTGATCGTTGA
- a CDS encoding DMT family transporter gives MNLAAVRRVLPCADNGAVFAFSPPAAAPAAALPGMHSRSSLISGFGFGFALAACALWAAIFLVPVMLPEFSPLQITFGRFVLYGVVALCVFLPQATRLLPKLQKADVWHLIWLALTGNVVYFALVATSVQWIGMAVTSLIVGLVPVTVPLLGRNTSGAIPLRRMLAPMALILAGIVLINAHALTTEAAGSHGRYLLGVLMAVASVICWSRYALDNTRYLAQSQFSGTQWSTLWGLVVGLISALLWALLWLLSPAATDAPEIPAQRWQLFWLLNLAVAIFSSWLGNWMWNAASQRLPITFVGQLLVFETLFALAYHFLYEQRLPKASELAPMTLILAGVFWSLRRFQAARQR, from the coding sequence ATGAATCTGGCCGCTGTGCGCCGGGTTTTGCCTTGCGCAGACAATGGGGCTGTCTTCGCTTTCTCTCCTCCGGCAGCCGCCCCGGCTGCTGCGCTGCCCGGCATGCATTCCCGCTCTTCCCTGATTTCCGGCTTTGGCTTTGGCTTTGCGCTGGCCGCTTGTGCGCTGTGGGCCGCCATTTTTCTGGTGCCGGTGATGCTGCCGGAATTCTCGCCGCTGCAAATCACCTTTGGCCGCTTTGTACTGTACGGCGTGGTGGCACTGTGCGTCTTTCTGCCCCAGGCCACGCGCCTGCTGCCCAAGCTGCAAAAGGCCGATGTCTGGCATCTGATCTGGCTGGCCCTGACAGGCAATGTGGTGTATTTCGCGCTGGTGGCCACCTCGGTGCAATGGATTGGCATGGCCGTCACTTCGCTGATCGTGGGGCTGGTTCCTGTCACCGTGCCCCTGCTGGGCCGCAACACCAGTGGAGCGATTCCGCTGCGCCGCATGCTGGCGCCCATGGCGCTGATTCTGGCGGGCATTGTGCTCATCAACGCCCATGCGCTGACCACCGAGGCGGCTGGCAGCCACGGGCGCTATCTGCTCGGCGTTCTGATGGCTGTGGCCTCCGTGATCTGCTGGAGCCGCTACGCGCTGGACAACACCCGCTATCTGGCACAAAGCCAGTTCAGCGGCACGCAATGGTCCACGCTCTGGGGGCTGGTGGTGGGATTGATCAGCGCCCTGCTCTGGGCCCTGCTGTGGCTGCTCAGCCCTGCTGCAACGGATGCCCCCGAAATTCCTGCCCAGCGCTGGCAGCTGTTCTGGCTGCTAAATCTGGCCGTGGCCATTTTTTCTTCCTGGCTGGGCAACTGGATGTGGAATGCGGCCAGCCAGCGCCTGCCCATCACCTTTGTGGGGCAGCTGTTGGTGTTTGAAACCCTGTTTGCACTGGCCTACCACTTTCTGTATGAGCAGCGCCTTCCCAAAGCCAGCGAACTGGCGCCCATGACACTGATTCTGGCTGGCGTTTTCTGGTCGCTGCGGCGCTTTCAAGCCGCACGCCAGCGTTGA
- the argH gene encoding argininosuccinate lyase, translating to MSTSAPSHNQLDSKAEAWSALFSEPMSDLVKRYTSSVFFDKRMWQADIQGSLAHAEMLSAQKIIGADDFASIQKGMAQITAEIEAGTFEWKLDLEDVHLNIEARLTALVGDAGKRLHTGRSRNDQVATDVRLWLRSEIDLIEGLLKELQRSLVEVAAKNVDVILPGFTHLQVAQPVSFGHHMLAYVEMFKRDAERMLDVRKRVNVLPLGSAALAGTTYPLDRERVAKTLGMEGVSQNSLDGVSDRDFAIEFTAAASLCMVHVSRLSEELIIWMSQNFGFIKIADRFTTGSSIMPQKKNPDVPELARGKTGRVVGHLMGLITLMKGQPLAYNKDNQEDKEPLFDTVDTLKDTLRIFAEMIGGQFNPATGTKEGGITVNAANMRAAALKGYATATDLADYLVKKGLPFRDAHETVAHAVKLATMKGVDLTELPLAELQAFNPNIEADVFEALSLEGSLNARNTLGGTAPAQVRIQLAKHQARLA from the coding sequence ATGTCTACATCTGCTCCTTCGCACAACCAGCTCGACTCCAAGGCCGAGGCCTGGTCTGCCCTGTTCTCCGAACCCATGAGCGACCTGGTCAAGCGCTACACCTCCAGCGTGTTCTTCGACAAGCGCATGTGGCAGGCCGACATTCAGGGCTCGCTGGCCCACGCCGAAATGCTGTCGGCTCAGAAGATCATTGGCGCTGACGACTTTGCCTCCATCCAGAAGGGCATGGCACAGATCACCGCCGAAATCGAAGCTGGCACTTTCGAGTGGAAGCTGGACCTGGAAGACGTGCACCTGAACATCGAAGCGCGCCTCACGGCCCTGGTGGGCGATGCGGGCAAGCGTCTGCACACCGGCCGCAGCCGTAACGACCAGGTGGCCACCGACGTGCGCCTGTGGCTGCGCAGCGAAATTGACCTGATCGAAGGCCTGCTCAAAGAGCTGCAACGCTCGCTGGTCGAAGTGGCCGCCAAGAATGTGGACGTGATCCTGCCCGGTTTCACCCACCTACAAGTGGCCCAGCCCGTGAGCTTTGGTCACCACATGCTGGCCTATGTGGAAATGTTCAAGCGCGATGCCGAGCGCATGCTGGACGTGCGCAAGCGCGTCAACGTGCTGCCGCTGGGCTCGGCCGCGCTGGCTGGCACCACTTACCCGCTGGACCGCGAACGCGTTGCCAAGACCCTGGGCATGGAAGGCGTGTCGCAAAATTCGCTGGACGGCGTGTCTGACCGCGACTTCGCGATTGAATTCACCGCCGCTGCCAGCCTGTGCATGGTGCACGTGAGCCGTCTGTCCGAAGAGCTGATCATCTGGATGAGCCAGAACTTTGGCTTCATCAAGATTGCCGACCGCTTCACCACCGGCTCGTCCATCATGCCCCAGAAGAAGAACCCCGATGTGCCCGAGCTGGCACGCGGCAAGACCGGCCGTGTGGTCGGTCACCTGATGGGCTTGATTACGTTGATGAAGGGTCAGCCCCTGGCCTATAACAAAGACAACCAGGAAGACAAAGAGCCGCTGTTCGACACCGTCGATACGCTCAAAGACACGCTGCGCATCTTTGCCGAAATGATTGGCGGCCAGTTCAATCCTGCGACCGGCACCAAGGAAGGCGGCATCACCGTCAACGCCGCCAATATGCGCGCAGCAGCCCTGAAGGGCTATGCCACCGCCACCGATCTGGCGGACTATCTGGTGAAGAAGGGCCTGCCCTTCCGCGATGCCCACGAAACCGTGGCGCACGCTGTGAAGCTGGCTACGATGAAGGGCGTGGACCTGACCGAGCTGCCACTGGCTGAGCTGCAGGCTTTCAACCCCAATATTGAAGCCGATGTGTTCGAGGCACTGAGCCTGGAAGGCTCGCTCAACGCCCGCAATACGCTGGGCGGCACAGCGCCTGCGCAAGTGCGTATCCAGCTGGCCAAGCATCAGGCCCGTCTGGCTTGA
- a CDS encoding Bug family tripartite tricarboxylate transporter substrate binding protein, producing the protein MTQNRRLILRAAAGAAAASALAPMAWAQSGQPIKILVGFPPGGGSDAIARLLADKLKDELGGVTVLVDNRPGAGGQIAAQMLKASPADGHTLFLTHDHTISILPQVVKKPGFEPHQDFMPVAGIATFVNALAVSSQTPAKNLAEYVAWIKAGAKRGTIGIPAPASTPEFLVKILAEHYKLDLVAAPYRGSAPMLADMLGNQIPAGIGSVPDFMENHKAGKLRVIGVLGAKRQTSMPDVPTLLEQGIKGFEDPPYYGIFAPKGTPAPFVERFSIAVANVLKQRDVYAQLTALGLTVGYMNPAQLAARESAYTGVWAGIIRRSGFQPQ; encoded by the coding sequence ATGACGCAGAACCGCCGTCTGATCTTGCGCGCCGCTGCTGGCGCGGCCGCAGCCAGTGCGCTGGCACCCATGGCCTGGGCGCAGTCCGGCCAGCCCATCAAGATTCTGGTGGGTTTCCCGCCCGGTGGTGGCTCGGACGCCATTGCGCGCCTGCTGGCCGATAAACTCAAGGATGAACTGGGCGGCGTGACGGTGCTGGTGGACAACCGCCCCGGCGCAGGTGGCCAGATTGCGGCGCAGATGCTCAAGGCCTCGCCTGCCGATGGTCACACGCTGTTTCTGACGCATGACCACACCATCTCCATCCTGCCTCAGGTGGTGAAGAAGCCTGGCTTTGAGCCGCATCAGGACTTCATGCCCGTGGCGGGCATTGCGACCTTTGTGAATGCGCTGGCCGTTTCCAGCCAGACGCCCGCCAAGAATCTGGCTGAATATGTGGCCTGGATCAAGGCGGGCGCCAAGCGCGGCACGATTGGCATTCCTGCTCCGGCATCCACGCCCGAGTTTCTGGTGAAAATTCTGGCTGAGCATTACAAGCTGGACCTGGTGGCGGCGCCCTACCGCGGCAGCGCCCCCATGCTGGCGGACATGCTGGGCAACCAGATTCCTGCGGGCATTGGATCGGTGCCGGACTTCATGGAAAACCACAAGGCAGGCAAGCTGCGCGTGATTGGGGTGCTGGGTGCCAAGCGCCAGACGTCCATGCCCGATGTGCCGACCTTGCTGGAGCAGGGCATCAAGGGCTTTGAAGACCCGCCGTACTACGGCATCTTTGCGCCAAAGGGAACGCCTGCGCCTTTTGTGGAGCGTTTTTCCATCGCAGTGGCCAATGTGCTCAAGCAGCGCGACGTCTATGCACAGCTGACGGCGCTGGGTCTTACAGTCGGATACATGAATCCAGCACAGCTGGCAGCCCGGGAAAGTGCCTATACCGGGGTTTGGGCCGGTATCATTCGACGCAGCGGTTTCCAGCCGCAGTAG
- a CDS encoding alpha-2-macroglobulin family protein, producing MTVPSTEPSGARNARVSQPAPRWRKLLGASLLWGLAATAAHAVGVRQFSPQGDIATVGQVVVQLDSAGVRFGDPKADAPVTLKCNNADAAKGQGRWNSEKEWVFDFTQNLPAGVSCSAQINPKFKTVAGTALTGASSYQFQTGGPQVSSIAPDTYEQVDEQQFFALRLTGAATPDSLQKRVWCTSEGVGERIPVQLIDGKDRDAVLKQQHWDKDAAKSPQSYVVLACNRRLTSGSKMTLVYGKGVAMANGLVSKDEQRYEYQVREPFSADFSCERENANSACLPIRPMRLSFNAPVPRKLIEAIRLKSGASAVAPIIEQNGDKLADDSLVESVTFPATMTANAKYTVELPPQFKDAAGRTLTNANMFPLATATGNMPPLVKFAASPFGIVERFAEGPNGPALLPVTLRNVEPELTAKSLDASVVRTKKGGSDADIIAWLNKVDRYDSYSVERKQAARDVRVLPPVINDDKHWVQSRMLSLLDGQSQVKTLEMPKASKGDPRPFEVVGIPVSPGFQVVEIASPMLGKSLLDEGYGAGRTMYVRTSVLVTNLAVHFKLGRENSIAWVTSLDKGKVVPGATVQISSCNGQSIASAVTNEQGVVTFKGLDPSAPRCEGEGYNSHSGNYFVSARIADDMAFVWSDWQKGIEPWRFNAPTSSSNQRDEVAHTIFDRMLFRAGETVSMKHLMRDLVGPGGKNNGFVLPPSYPDKLTITHLGSGQRFTQALSWKSNGSANSEFAIPKAAKLGEYSVELGYANGGGRRSSFSTGIFRVEEFRLPVMEGRVGPAGKDALYAVTSVPAEVQINYVSGGAAANLPVKVSALTRGKSVDFAGWEGFSFNAPRSAQDVGSSDDEESTASDDTKVVADKLPVTLDKNGLGKVTIDKLPKATEPRELLMEATYADPNGEVQTLRSTRTIWPAAVVAGVRSEGWVSVDRKLSFQALTLDTAGKVAAGVSVKVEAVARITTSSRKRLVGGFYSYDNQTTLKSLGTVCSGTSDSHGVLQCEAQLSQAGEVELIVRASDKDGRSSQAATSVWVTGQGELWFGGEDHDRMDVLSERKSYEPGETARFQVRMPFRSATALVSVEREGIVSTQVVELTGENPTVELKIQEDWGPNVYVSVLALRGRLMEVPWYSFFTWGFKSPLEWWRAFWNDGKEYVAPTAMVDLSKPAFRFGMSEIRVGLKGHTIDVKVTSDKSSYKVRGTAKVTIKGTLPDGKPAAGAHVALAAVDQALLELMPNSSWNLMDAMMTRRDWGVQTATAQMEIIGRRHYGKKAVPAGGGGGRSPTRELLNTLLVWMPDVTLDANGLALIDVPLNDALTTFQVVAVADAGTSLFGTGQVAIRTTQDLQIISGLPPLVREDDLFRAQVTLRNTSAKAMKVEVTPRATLLELKPQTVEIPAGEAREVAWDVKAPAQLSGTRAEALIWEISARDTSGGSDAAQDALKVSQRIVPAVPLSVQQATLVQVDGNFTMPVAPPADALPGRGGLQMSLVPKLTEGLPGVRDWWARYPYSCLEQTTSKAVGMNSPELWASTMAQLPNYLDSDGLASYFPLQEGTRSRGSDTLTAHLLNMSALAQGVDKRYVIPAAERGRMEDGLVAFVEGRIQRDFWSPRKDLEMRKLAAIAALALSGKASPRMLDSINITPNQWPTHALLDLVTLLQRMKDAPQRDERLAQAQQILRSRLTFNGTRAGFSSEQDDSWWWLMQGPDVNLARLILVNVNDPAWTPDMPRLVSGFIARQQAGAWNTTTANLWGALALRRFSAKFESEAVAGTTVASLGGNEAKVDWSAVKRATTEDAQGAAHVASAFGEPVRAGGMMNNTMFMPWAKAGKGQLSVSQQGSGKPWLTVQSVAAVVLKAPFASGYSIKKTITPVEQADKGFLGGGQYTRGDVLRVTLEVQAKTDMTWVAISDPIPTGATILGGGLGRDSEIASKGEKQEGGGWLAYEERSFEAYRAYYQYLPAGTTKVEYTVRLNNAGEFALPPTRAEALYAPEMFGETPNAKIKVNMPK from the coding sequence ATGACTGTGCCAAGCACGGAGCCGAGCGGAGCGAGAAACGCGAGGGTAAGTCAACCAGCACCACGCTGGCGCAAGCTGCTGGGGGCTAGCTTGCTATGGGGGCTGGCAGCAACGGCCGCACATGCGGTGGGCGTGCGCCAGTTCAGCCCGCAGGGCGATATCGCCACGGTGGGCCAGGTGGTGGTTCAGCTGGATAGCGCAGGCGTGCGGTTTGGCGACCCCAAGGCAGACGCCCCTGTCACGCTGAAATGCAACAACGCGGATGCCGCCAAAGGCCAGGGCCGCTGGAACAGCGAAAAGGAATGGGTCTTTGACTTCACCCAGAACCTGCCCGCTGGCGTGAGCTGCTCGGCGCAGATCAATCCCAAGTTCAAAACCGTGGCTGGCACAGCACTGACAGGGGCTTCCAGCTATCAATTTCAGACTGGTGGCCCACAGGTCTCCAGCATTGCGCCTGATACCTATGAGCAGGTGGACGAGCAGCAATTCTTTGCACTGCGCCTGACGGGCGCCGCCACGCCAGACAGCTTGCAAAAGCGCGTCTGGTGTACCTCTGAAGGGGTGGGCGAGCGCATTCCTGTGCAACTGATTGACGGCAAGGACCGCGATGCCGTGCTCAAGCAGCAGCACTGGGACAAGGATGCCGCCAAGAGCCCGCAGAGCTATGTGGTGCTGGCCTGTAACCGCCGCCTGACATCGGGCAGCAAGATGACCCTGGTCTATGGCAAGGGCGTGGCCATGGCCAACGGCCTGGTCAGCAAGGACGAGCAGCGCTACGAATACCAGGTGCGCGAGCCTTTCTCGGCAGACTTCAGCTGCGAGCGCGAGAACGCCAACTCCGCCTGTCTGCCGATTCGCCCCATGCGCCTGAGTTTCAATGCGCCCGTGCCGCGCAAGCTGATTGAGGCGATCCGCCTCAAGAGCGGCGCATCGGCCGTGGCGCCCATCATTGAGCAAAACGGCGACAAGCTGGCCGATGACTCGCTGGTGGAGTCGGTGACCTTCCCGGCCACCATGACGGCCAATGCCAAGTACACCGTTGAGCTGCCGCCGCAGTTCAAGGATGCTGCTGGCCGCACGCTGACCAACGCCAATATGTTCCCGCTGGCCACGGCCACGGGCAATATGCCGCCGCTGGTGAAGTTTGCGGCGTCGCCTTTCGGCATTGTTGAGCGCTTTGCCGAAGGCCCCAACGGCCCGGCCCTGCTGCCTGTGACGCTGCGCAATGTGGAGCCCGAGCTGACTGCCAAGTCGCTGGACGCCAGCGTGGTGCGCACCAAGAAGGGCGGCTCAGACGCCGACATCATCGCCTGGCTGAATAAGGTTGATCGCTACGATAGCTATAGCGTAGAGCGCAAGCAGGCAGCGCGTGATGTGCGTGTTTTGCCACCAGTTATCAATGATGACAAGCACTGGGTGCAGTCGCGCATGCTGTCGCTGCTCGATGGCCAAAGCCAGGTCAAGACACTGGAAATGCCCAAGGCTTCCAAGGGAGACCCCCGTCCGTTCGAGGTGGTGGGCATCCCGGTCAGCCCTGGCTTCCAGGTGGTTGAAATTGCTTCGCCCATGCTGGGCAAGTCGCTGCTGGACGAGGGCTATGGCGCAGGCCGCACCATGTATGTGCGCACCTCTGTGCTGGTGACCAATCTGGCGGTGCACTTCAAGCTGGGGCGTGAAAACTCCATCGCCTGGGTGACTTCGCTGGACAAGGGCAAGGTTGTGCCCGGTGCTACGGTCCAGATCTCCAGCTGCAACGGTCAGTCCATTGCATCGGCTGTGACCAACGAACAAGGCGTGGTGACCTTCAAGGGGCTGGACCCCAGCGCGCCTCGCTGCGAAGGCGAGGGCTACAACAGCCATAGCGGTAATTACTTTGTCAGCGCCCGTATTGCGGATGACATGGCGTTTGTCTGGAGCGACTGGCAAAAGGGTATCGAGCCATGGCGCTTCAATGCCCCCACCAGCTCCAGCAACCAGCGTGATGAAGTGGCGCACACGATTTTCGACCGCATGCTGTTCCGCGCGGGCGAGACCGTGTCCATGAAGCACTTGATGCGGGATCTGGTTGGCCCTGGCGGCAAGAACAATGGTTTTGTGCTGCCCCCCAGCTACCCTGACAAGCTCACGATCACCCACCTGGGCAGTGGCCAGCGTTTCACGCAGGCCCTGAGCTGGAAGAGCAATGGCAGCGCCAACAGCGAGTTCGCCATTCCCAAGGCCGCCAAGCTGGGCGAATACTCGGTAGAACTGGGTTACGCCAATGGCGGTGGTCGCCGCTCCAGCTTCAGCACCGGCATCTTCCGGGTTGAAGAGTTCCGCTTGCCCGTCATGGAAGGCCGCGTGGGCCCTGCTGGCAAGGATGCGCTTTATGCCGTGACCAGCGTGCCGGCCGAGGTGCAGATCAACTACGTCTCTGGCGGTGCTGCCGCGAATCTGCCAGTCAAGGTTTCGGCTCTGACACGTGGCAAGTCGGTTGATTTTGCGGGCTGGGAAGGTTTCAGCTTCAACGCTCCGCGCAGCGCACAGGATGTGGGCAGCAGCGACGATGAAGAATCCACGGCCAGCGATGACACCAAGGTGGTGGCTGACAAGCTGCCCGTGACGCTGGACAAGAACGGTCTGGGCAAGGTCACCATCGACAAGCTGCCCAAGGCCACAGAGCCGCGTGAGCTGCTGATGGAAGCCACTTATGCCGACCCCAATGGCGAAGTGCAGACCCTGCGCAGCACGCGCACCATCTGGCCTGCGGCTGTGGTGGCGGGTGTGCGTTCTGAAGGCTGGGTGTCGGTGGACCGCAAGCTCAGCTTCCAGGCGCTGACGCTGGATACCGCAGGCAAGGTTGCGGCGGGTGTGTCCGTCAAGGTTGAAGCCGTGGCGCGTATCACCACTTCCAGCCGCAAGCGTCTGGTAGGTGGTTTCTACAGCTATGACAACCAGACCACGCTGAAGTCGCTGGGTACCGTGTGCTCTGGCACATCGGACAGCCATGGCGTGCTGCAGTGCGAGGCACAGCTGTCGCAGGCTGGCGAGGTGGAACTGATTGTTCGCGCTTCTGACAAGGATGGCCGCAGCTCGCAGGCCGCGACATCGGTGTGGGTGACAGGCCAGGGCGAACTGTGGTTCGGCGGCGAAGACCACGACCGCATGGACGTGCTGTCTGAGCGCAAGAGCTACGAGCCCGGCGAGACAGCGCGCTTTCAGGTGCGCATGCCTTTCCGCAGCGCCACGGCGCTGGTGTCGGTCGAGCGTGAAGGCATCGTCAGCACCCAGGTGGTGGAGTTGACGGGTGAGAACCCCACGGTCGAGCTGAAGATCCAGGAAGACTGGGGTCCGAACGTGTACGTCAGCGTGCTGGCCCTGCGCGGCCGCCTGATGGAAGTGCCCTGGTACAGCTTCTTTACCTGGGGCTTCAAGTCGCCACTGGAGTGGTGGCGTGCCTTCTGGAATGACGGCAAGGAATACGTTGCACCGACTGCGATGGTGGACTTGTCCAAGCCTGCTTTCCGCTTCGGCATGTCTGAAATCCGCGTGGGCCTGAAGGGGCACACCATTGATGTGAAGGTCACATCGGACAAGAGCAGCTACAAGGTGCGCGGCACAGCCAAGGTCACCATCAAGGGCACGCTGCCGGATGGCAAGCCCGCTGCGGGTGCCCATGTGGCACTGGCGGCAGTCGATCAGGCCCTGCTGGAGCTGATGCCCAACAGCAGCTGGAATCTGATGGACGCCATGATGACGCGCCGCGACTGGGGTGTGCAGACAGCGACGGCGCAGATGGAAATCATCGGTCGCCGCCACTACGGCAAGAAAGCCGTTCCTGCGGGCGGTGGCGGTGGCCGCAGCCCCACGCGTGAGCTGCTCAACACCTTGCTGGTGTGGATGCCCGATGTGACGCTGGACGCCAACGGGCTGGCGCTGATCGATGTGCCGCTGAACGATGCGCTGACCACCTTCCAGGTGGTGGCCGTGGCCGATGCAGGCACCAGCCTGTTTGGTACCGGTCAGGTGGCAATTCGCACCACGCAGGATCTGCAGATCATCAGCGGCCTGCCGCCGCTGGTGCGCGAGGACGATCTGTTCCGCGCCCAGGTCACGCTGCGCAACACCTCGGCCAAGGCCATGAAGGTGGAAGTCACACCGCGTGCCACGCTGCTGGAACTCAAGCCCCAGACAGTGGAGATTCCAGCTGGTGAGGCGCGGGAAGTGGCCTGGGATGTGAAGGCTCCGGCCCAGCTCTCGGGCACGCGTGCCGAAGCGCTGATCTGGGAAATCTCGGCCCGCGATACCAGCGGTGGATCGGATGCTGCGCAAGATGCCCTCAAGGTCAGCCAGCGCATCGTGCCCGCTGTGCCGCTGAGCGTGCAGCAGGCCACTCTGGTTCAGGTGGATGGTAACTTCACCATGCCCGTGGCGCCGCCTGCAGATGCACTGCCCGGCCGTGGTGGTCTGCAGATGTCTCTGGTGCCCAAGCTGACCGAAGGTTTGCCTGGCGTGCGTGACTGGTGGGCGCGTTACCCATACTCTTGCTTGGAGCAGACAACCAGCAAGGCTGTGGGCATGAACAGCCCTGAGCTGTGGGCCAGCACCATGGCCCAGCTGCCCAACTATCTGGACAGCGACGGTCTGGCCAGCTACTTCCCGCTGCAGGAAGGCACAAGAAGCCGTGGCAGCGATACGCTGACTGCACATCTGCTGAACATGTCGGCCCTGGCACAGGGCGTGGACAAGCGCTATGTGATTCCTGCTGCAGAGCGTGGTCGCATGGAAGACGGTCTGGTTGCCTTTGTCGAAGGCCGCATCCAGCGTGACTTCTGGAGTCCCCGCAAGGATCTGGAAATGCGCAAGCTGGCGGCGATTGCGGCGCTGGCACTGTCTGGCAAGGCCAGCCCGCGCATGCTGGACAGCATCAACATCACGCCGAACCAGTGGCCCACACACGCGCTCCTTGATCTGGTGACGCTGCTGCAGCGCATGAAGGATGCACCGCAGCGCGATGAGCGACTGGCACAGGCGCAGCAGATTCTGCGCTCGCGCCTGACCTTCAATGGCACGCGTGCTGGATTCAGCAGCGAGCAGGACGATAGCTGGTGGTGGCTGATGCAAGGCCCGGATGTGAATCTGGCACGCCTGATTCTGGTCAACGTCAACGATCCGGCCTGGACGCCTGATATGCCTCGTCTGGTTAGCGGCTTTATTGCACGCCAGCAGGCTGGTGCCTGGAACACCACGACGGCCAACCTGTGGGGTGCGCTGGCGCTGCGCCGTTTCTCGGCCAAGTTCGAATCCGAGGCGGTGGCTGGCACGACCGTGGCCAGCCTGGGCGGCAACGAAGCCAAGGTGGACTGGAGCGCTGTAAAGCGCGCCACGACGGAAGACGCACAGGGTGCAGCCCATGTGGCCAGCGCCTTTGGCGAGCCTGTGCGTGCCGGCGGCATGATGAACAACACCATGTTCATGCCCTGGGCCAAGGCGGGTAAGGGCCAGCTCAGCGTAAGCCAGCAAGGCTCCGGCAAGCCCTGGCTGACCGTGCAGTCTGTGGCTGCGGTGGTCTTGAAGGCACCTTTCGCTTCGGGCTACAGCATCAAGAAGACCATCACGCCTGTGGAGCAGGCGGACAAGGGCTTCTTGGGCGGTGGCCAGTACACCCGTGGCGATGTGCTGCGTGTGACGCTGGAAGTGCAGGC